In Ctenopharyngodon idella isolate HZGC_01 chromosome 1, HZGC01, whole genome shotgun sequence, a single genomic region encodes these proteins:
- the LOC127519720 gene encoding somatostatin receptor type 5 isoform X1: protein MGSFNQSGWAGFIPGDYNSSSTGLGYSGTPAGNYTANVSDQSMPFQGSSTMVTAVISFTVFIVGLTGNTLAIYVVLRYAKMKTVTNIYILNLAVADELYILGLPFLTTQNVLSYWPFGSFLCRVVMTADSLNQFTSIFCLTVMSIDRYLAVVHPIRSTRWRRPRVAKAVSAAVWAFSFVVVLPVVIFSDVQDMFNSCNMSWPEPRDVWSTVFILYTATLGFFGPLLVICMCYLLIVVKVKSSGARAGFTKRRRSERKVTRMVVVIVVVFVLCWLPFYIINIVNLVFILPENSVMVGVYFFAVILSYANSCANPLLYGFLSDNFKQSFRKVLCVRKANGVEDGDPSVPRTEKTTTHDSFLTPRNNDFNGHVQGSQVWPQPQATPPNAPVTPHSRAAELSLHPVPAVSTPSSSRDL, encoded by the exons ATGGGGTCATTTAACCAATCCGGGTGGGCGGGGTTCATCCCAGGGGATTATAACTCTTCCTCCACTGGACTGGGATATTCAGGAACTCCAGCTGGGAATTACACCGCCAATGTGTCCGATCAAAGCATGCCGTTCCAAGGGAGCAGCACGATGGTTACTGCGGTCATATCATTCACTGTGTTTATCGTTGGACTTACGGGGAACACTCTGGCTATCTACGTGGTTTTACGCTACGCTAAGATGAAAACAGTTACAAACATCTACATTTTAAACCTCGCCGTGGCCGATGAACTGTATATTTTGGGCCTACCTTTCCTGACGACGCAAAACGTACTCTCCTACTGGCCATTCGGCTCATTCCTATGCCGCGTTGTGATGACGGCAGACTCGCTAAATCAATTCACGAGCATCTTCTGTTTGACAGTGATGAGCATCGATCGCTATTTAGCAGTAGTGCATCCTATCcgttccactaggtggcgcagGCCACGAGTAGCTAAAGCAGTTAGCGCAGCGGTGTGGGCATTTTCGTTCGTCGTTGTTCTCCCCGTGGTGATATTCTCTGACGTTCAGGACATGTTTAACTCATGCAACATGAGTTGGCCGGAGCCACGAGACGTTTGGTCGACGGTGTTCATACTCTACACGGCAACGCTCGGATTCTTCGGCCCCCTGCTGGTCATCTGCATGTGTTACCTTCTCATCGTGGTCAAAGTGAAGTCGTCCGGTGCGCGGGCGGGATTTACAAAGCGCCGGCGCTCCGAGCGGAAGGTGACCCGCATGGTGGTGGTGATCGTGGTGGTGTTCGTCCTCTGCTGGCTGCCGTTCTACATCATAAACATCGTAAACCTGGTCTTCATACTCCCAGAGAACAGCGTGATGGTAGGGGTGTACTTTTTCGCAGTCATCCTGTCGTACGCCAACAGCTGTGCCAATCCGCTGCTCTACGGGTTCCTGTCCGACAACTTCAAGCAGAGCTTCCGGAAGGTCCTGTGCGTGCGCAAGGCAAATGGCGTGGAGGATGGCGATCCCAGTGTGCCGCGGACAGAGAAAACGACGACCCACGACTCCTTCCTGACACCTCGGAACAATGACTTCAATGGACACGTACAGGGCAGCCAG GTGTGGCCTCAGCCTCAAGCCACGCCCCCGAACGCCCCAGTGACTCCGCATTCCCGCGCAGCAGAGCTCAGTCTCCACCCGGTGCCCGCCGTCTCCACGCCCAGCTCCAGCCGTGACCTGTGA
- the LOC127519720 gene encoding somatostatin receptor type 5 isoform X2, with protein sequence MGSFNQSGWAGFIPGDYNSSSTGLGYSGTPAGNYTANVSDQSMPFQGSSTMVTAVISFTVFIVGLTGNTLAIYVVLRYAKMKTVTNIYILNLAVADELYILGLPFLTTQNVLSYWPFGSFLCRVVMTADSLNQFTSIFCLTVMSIDRYLAVVHPIRSTRWRRPRVAKAVSAAVWAFSFVVVLPVVIFSDVQDMFNSCNMSWPEPRDVWSTVFILYTATLGFFGPLLVICMCYLLIVVKVKSSGARAGFTKRRRSERKVTRMVVVIVVVFVLCWLPFYIINIVNLVFILPENSVMVGVYFFAVILSYANSCANPLLYGFLSDNFKQSFRKVLCVRKANGVEDGDPSVPRTEKTTTHDSFLTPRNNDFNGHVQGSQDLQLQSCMSASESPQPARPQIIGQSTL encoded by the exons ATGGGGTCATTTAACCAATCCGGGTGGGCGGGGTTCATCCCAGGGGATTATAACTCTTCCTCCACTGGACTGGGATATTCAGGAACTCCAGCTGGGAATTACACCGCCAATGTGTCCGATCAAAGCATGCCGTTCCAAGGGAGCAGCACGATGGTTACTGCGGTCATATCATTCACTGTGTTTATCGTTGGACTTACGGGGAACACTCTGGCTATCTACGTGGTTTTACGCTACGCTAAGATGAAAACAGTTACAAACATCTACATTTTAAACCTCGCCGTGGCCGATGAACTGTATATTTTGGGCCTACCTTTCCTGACGACGCAAAACGTACTCTCCTACTGGCCATTCGGCTCATTCCTATGCCGCGTTGTGATGACGGCAGACTCGCTAAATCAATTCACGAGCATCTTCTGTTTGACAGTGATGAGCATCGATCGCTATTTAGCAGTAGTGCATCCTATCcgttccactaggtggcgcagGCCACGAGTAGCTAAAGCAGTTAGCGCAGCGGTGTGGGCATTTTCGTTCGTCGTTGTTCTCCCCGTGGTGATATTCTCTGACGTTCAGGACATGTTTAACTCATGCAACATGAGTTGGCCGGAGCCACGAGACGTTTGGTCGACGGTGTTCATACTCTACACGGCAACGCTCGGATTCTTCGGCCCCCTGCTGGTCATCTGCATGTGTTACCTTCTCATCGTGGTCAAAGTGAAGTCGTCCGGTGCGCGGGCGGGATTTACAAAGCGCCGGCGCTCCGAGCGGAAGGTGACCCGCATGGTGGTGGTGATCGTGGTGGTGTTCGTCCTCTGCTGGCTGCCGTTCTACATCATAAACATCGTAAACCTGGTCTTCATACTCCCAGAGAACAGCGTGATGGTAGGGGTGTACTTTTTCGCAGTCATCCTGTCGTACGCCAACAGCTGTGCCAATCCGCTGCTCTACGGGTTCCTGTCCGACAACTTCAAGCAGAGCTTCCGGAAGGTCCTGTGCGTGCGCAAGGCAAATGGCGTGGAGGATGGCGATCCCAGTGTGCCGCGGACAGAGAAAACGACGACCCACGACTCCTTCCTGACACCTCGGAACAATGACTTCAATGGACACGTACAGGGCAGCCAG GATCTGCAGTTACAGTCTTGCATGAGCGCATCTGAGAGTCCTCAGCCTGCAAGACCCCAGATCATTGGCCAGTCCACACTCTAA